The proteins below come from a single Thalassotalea ponticola genomic window:
- the ctaD gene encoding cytochrome c oxidase subunit I encodes MSTATDTLDHIDDHHDHKMTGIKRWLFTTNHKDIGTLYLWFSFIMLLTGGAMAMVIRAELFQPGLQIVEPDFFNQMTTVHGLIMVFGAIMPAFTGLANWLIPMMIGAPDMALPRLNNWSFWILPFAFTILLSSLFLEGGGPNFGWTFYAPLSTTYSNGSTAFFVFAVHIMGISSIMGAINIIVTIMNMRAPGMTYMKMPLFVWTFFITAYLLIAVMPVLAGAVTMVLTDTYFGTSFFDAAGGGDPVMFQHIFWFFGHPEVYIMILPAFGIVSTTIPAFTRKRLFGYSSMVYATASIAFLSFIVWAHHMFTTGMPLAGELFFMYCTMLIAVPTGVKVFNWVATMWQGSMTFETPMLFSIAFVILFTIGGFSGLMLAMTPVDFQYHDTYFVVAHFHYVLVTGSLFSLFAATYYWLPKWTGHMYDEKIGKLHFWCSLISVNVLFFPMHFIGLAGMPRRVPDYALQFADFNKWISIGGFAFGLSQLIFLYVVIKCIKGGEKAEAKCWEGAEGLEWTVASPAPYHTFSTPPEVK; translated from the coding sequence ATGAGTACTGCAACTGACACATTAGATCATATCGATGATCACCATGATCATAAAATGACCGGCATCAAGCGTTGGTTATTCACAACCAACCACAAAGATATCGGTACGCTATACCTTTGGTTTAGCTTCATTATGCTGCTTACTGGTGGCGCCATGGCGATGGTTATTCGGGCTGAGTTATTTCAACCTGGATTGCAAATTGTCGAGCCAGATTTCTTTAACCAAATGACCACAGTTCACGGTCTCATTATGGTCTTCGGCGCCATTATGCCAGCCTTTACCGGGCTAGCTAACTGGTTAATTCCAATGATGATTGGTGCTCCAGACATGGCTCTACCAAGATTGAATAACTGGTCATTTTGGATACTGCCATTTGCGTTTACCATCTTGTTATCGTCATTGTTTTTAGAGGGTGGTGGTCCTAACTTTGGCTGGACGTTCTACGCACCGTTATCAACCACGTATTCAAATGGCAGTACCGCATTTTTTGTATTTGCGGTACACATCATGGGTATTTCATCAATCATGGGCGCAATAAATATCATCGTGACCATTATGAACATGCGCGCACCCGGCATGACGTACATGAAAATGCCATTATTCGTGTGGACCTTCTTTATTACCGCTTACCTACTTATTGCGGTTATGCCGGTATTGGCAGGTGCGGTAACCATGGTACTAACAGACACCTACTTTGGCACCTCGTTTTTTGATGCCGCAGGTGGTGGTGACCCAGTCATGTTCCAGCACATCTTTTGGTTCTTTGGTCACCCAGAAGTGTACATCATGATTTTGCCGGCGTTTGGTATTGTATCTACAACCATTCCAGCGTTCACTCGTAAACGCTTATTTGGTTATAGCTCAATGGTATACGCCACCGCATCAATTGCCTTTTTATCGTTTATCGTATGGGCACACCACATGTTTACCACCGGTATGCCGTTAGCGGGTGAACTGTTCTTTATGTATTGTACGATGCTAATTGCGGTGCCCACCGGGGTGAAAGTGTTTAACTGGGTAGCCACCATGTGGCAAGGTTCAATGACGTTTGAAACACCTATGTTGTTTTCAATCGCCTTTGTCATCTTGTTTACTATTGGCGGTTTTAGTGGCTTGATGCTGGCCATGACCCCGGTCGATTTCCAATATCACGACACCTACTTTGTGGTGGCGCACTTTCATTACGTGCTGGTAACCGGCTCACTGTTTAGTTTATTTGCGGCAACCTACTATTGGTTACCGAAATGGACTGGTCACATGTACGATGAAAAAATTGGTAAATTGCACTTTTGGTGTTCGCTTATCTCGGTCAACGTATTGTTCTTCCCAATGCATTTTATTGGCTTAGCCGGTATGCCTCGCCGCGTACCAGACTATGCCCTGCAATTTGCTGACTTTAATAAGTGGATCAGTATTGGCGGCTTTGCCTTTGGTCTATCGCAATTAATTTTCCTATACGTGGTGATTAAGTGCATTAAAGGTGGCGAAAAAGCTGAAGCGAAATGTTGGGAAGGCGCGGAAGGTTTAGAGTGGACGGTCGCATCACCGGCACCTTATCACACCTTTAGCACCCCACCAGAGGTTAAATAG
- the coxB gene encoding cytochrome c oxidase subunit II, with protein sequence MFVSSVHAESQFNMTKGVTDVSQNVYDLHMMVMWICTAIGIVVFGAMFWSMLFHRKSKGSKPADFHESTKVEILWTAIPVFILIAMAWPATKTLIAMEDNSNSDITIQVTGSQWKWHYKYFDQGIEFYSVLATPREQFDNREGEGAPKGENYLLEVDKPLVIPVNRKVRFLITSDDVIHSWWVPAFAVKQDANPGFINEAWTKVNEPGIYRGRCAELCGKDHGYMPIVVDVRSEVDYEQWINEQKIAITKAKQAEAASLNAQMSMDELMSLGQQTYTAHCAACHQPNGQGLPPAFPALAGSGIAIDPEKVSEHINVVFHGRAGTGMQGYGKQLSLKEIAAVVTYERNAWGNNTGDAVQAKDVQNTASGDSADTADTASAAPASTAPTSQALVADVASDAEQSVAASASDTMDDLEMSELMTLGEQVYIAKCAACHQANGEGMPPAFPGLKGSAIATGDISAHIDMVVNGKPGTAMMGFASQLSAQEMAAVITYERNAWGNDTGDVVQAKDVAK encoded by the coding sequence ATGTTTGTCAGTTCAGTTCATGCTGAGTCGCAATTCAATATGACTAAAGGTGTGACGGATGTCAGCCAAAATGTCTATGACTTGCATATGATGGTCATGTGGATCTGTACCGCCATCGGTATTGTCGTATTTGGGGCCATGTTTTGGTCAATGCTTTTCCACCGTAAATCAAAGGGATCTAAGCCAGCTGATTTTCATGAAAGCACGAAAGTAGAGATACTGTGGACGGCCATTCCTGTTTTTATTCTTATTGCCATGGCATGGCCAGCAACCAAAACGCTGATCGCCATGGAAGATAACTCAAATTCCGATATCACCATTCAAGTCACCGGTTCACAATGGAAGTGGCATTATAAATACTTTGATCAAGGCATCGAGTTTTACAGTGTGTTAGCCACTCCGAGAGAACAGTTTGACAATCGCGAAGGTGAAGGCGCGCCCAAGGGTGAAAATTACTTGTTAGAAGTCGATAAGCCGTTGGTAATTCCGGTAAATAGAAAAGTCCGCTTCTTAATTACCTCTGATGACGTCATTCACTCGTGGTGGGTACCCGCGTTTGCAGTCAAGCAAGATGCAAACCCAGGCTTTATCAACGAAGCGTGGACTAAGGTCAACGAGCCAGGTATTTATCGCGGCCGATGCGCCGAGTTGTGTGGCAAAGACCACGGTTATATGCCGATTGTGGTTGATGTTCGCAGCGAAGTCGACTACGAGCAATGGATTAACGAGCAGAAAATTGCCATAACCAAAGCGAAACAAGCTGAAGCGGCATCGCTCAATGCACAAATGAGTATGGACGAGCTAATGAGCTTAGGTCAACAAACCTACACCGCCCACTGCGCCGCCTGTCACCAACCCAATGGTCAAGGCTTACCACCGGCATTCCCAGCCTTGGCGGGCTCGGGCATTGCGATAGACCCAGAAAAAGTCAGCGAACACATTAATGTGGTCTTTCACGGTCGTGCTGGTACCGGTATGCAAGGCTATGGCAAACAGTTGAGCCTTAAAGAAATTGCCGCTGTTGTCACCTATGAGCGAAACGCTTGGGGCAACAACACAGGCGATGCAGTACAAGCCAAAGATGTTCAAAACACCGCGTCAGGTGACTCAGCCGATACTGCCGATACGGCTAGTGCAGCGCCAGCGTCAACAGCACCGACTAGTCAGGCACTAGTCGCTGACGTCGCAAGTGATGCCGAACAAAGCGTTGCGGCCAGCGCAAGCGATACCATGGACGACTTAGAAATGAGTGAGCTAATGACACTCGGCGAACAAGTTTATATAGCTAAATGTGCCGCTTGTCATCAAGCCAATGGCGAGGGTATGCCACCGGCATTTCCCGGCTTAAAAGGCAGCGCTATCGCAACTGGTGATATCAGCGCCCATATTGATATGGTCGTTAACGGTAAGCCAGGTACGGCGATGATGGGCTTTGCTAGCCAATTATCAGCGCAAGAAATGGCCGCGGTTATTACCTACGAGCGCAATGCTTGGGGCAATGATACCGGCGATGTAGTTCAAGCCAAAGACGTTGCTAAGTAG
- the lexA gene encoding transcriptional repressor LexA: MRALTARQQQIFDLIKETINATGMPPTRAEIANFFGFKSANAAEEHLKALAKKGFIEMLPGTSRGIKLAEEHIDDDGLPLIGRVAAGEPILAQEHIEDRYKIDGNLFHPAADYLLRVNGESMKDIGIMDGDLLAVHQTTDIHNGQVIVARVEDDVTVKRFKREGNVVYLHAENKDFEPIVVDLAATPFNVEGIAVGVIRNADWM; the protein is encoded by the coding sequence ATGCGAGCACTAACTGCCAGACAACAACAAATATTTGATTTAATCAAAGAAACAATAAACGCCACCGGTATGCCACCGACACGTGCTGAAATTGCTAACTTTTTTGGCTTTAAATCTGCCAACGCCGCCGAAGAACATTTAAAAGCACTAGCCAAGAAAGGCTTTATTGAAATGCTGCCAGGCACGTCACGCGGTATCAAACTCGCAGAAGAGCACATCGACGACGACGGCCTACCACTTATTGGTCGCGTCGCTGCCGGTGAACCCATTTTGGCACAAGAGCACATTGAAGATAGATACAAAATTGATGGCAACCTATTTCATCCAGCCGCCGATTACTTACTGCGCGTTAACGGCGAGAGTATGAAAGATATTGGTATTATGGATGGTGATTTACTTGCCGTGCATCAAACAACTGATATCCACAATGGCCAAGTTATTGTTGCTCGTGTGGAAGATGACGTTACCGTAAAGCGTTTTAAACGAGAAGGTAATGTGGTGTACTTACACGCCGAAAATAAAGACTTTGAACCGATTGTCGTTGATTTAGCCGCAACGCCTTTTAATGTTGAAGGTATCGCAGTAGGTGTTATTCGCAACGCCGACTGGATGTAA
- a CDS encoding energy transducer TonB, producing MNQLLITNITVMCFLLGCASTNNETLSFNSKCEGFESNDSDRLEYNSYKNSINRVAPKYPIQAARDKVEGYVQFNFDISEQGKPINIEPISSFPSDTFIDAAKQALSQWEYIPMTKSGSPALSKCHSVQIDFRLS from the coding sequence TTGAATCAGCTATTAATAACCAATATAACAGTGATGTGTTTTTTGTTAGGTTGTGCTTCAACAAACAATGAAACTTTAAGTTTTAATAGCAAATGTGAAGGCTTTGAGTCCAATGACTCCGACAGGCTCGAATATAATTCTTATAAGAACTCTATCAATAGAGTAGCTCCTAAGTACCCAATTCAAGCGGCAAGAGATAAAGTTGAAGGGTATGTTCAATTTAATTTTGATATATCTGAACAAGGCAAGCCAATAAATATTGAACCAATATCGTCATTTCCTTCAGATACTTTTATAGACGCTGCAAAACAGGCTCTTTCACAGTGGGAATATATCCCTATGACTAAAAGTGGCTCGCCAGCATTAAGCAAGTGCCATAGTGTACAAATTGATTTTAGGCTGAGCTAA